In a single window of the Sediminicoccus sp. KRV36 genome:
- the ruvB gene encoding Holliday junction branch migration DNA helicase RuvB: MSDRLTGRERQEEDSAEVSLRPQLLADFTGQKLLRENLSIFIQAASARGEALDHVLLHGPPGLGKTTLAQIVAREMGVGFRATSGPVLQRAGDLAAILTNLQPRDVLFVDEIHRLQPAIEETLYPAMEDFQLDLIIGEGPAARTVRIDLPPFTLVGATTRSGLLSTPLRDRFGIPLRLNLYTPEELFRIVRRGAEKLAFALSEEGAAEIANRSRGTPRIAGRLLRRVRDFAVVEGRVADRAMANLALERLEVDAKGLDAMDRRYLRRIAEHHNGGPVGVETLAAALSESRDTLEDVVEPFLIQEGLVLRTPRGRMLGEPGWRHLGMAPPAGSTIQPDLLDPSAPTAGGAYAPEG, from the coding sequence ATGTCTGATCGCCTCACAGGCCGCGAGCGCCAGGAGGAGGACTCCGCCGAGGTGTCGCTCCGCCCGCAATTGCTGGCGGATTTCACCGGCCAGAAGCTGCTGCGCGAGAATCTCTCCATCTTCATCCAGGCGGCCTCCGCGCGGGGCGAGGCGCTGGACCATGTGCTGCTGCATGGCCCGCCGGGCCTGGGGAAAACCACGCTCGCGCAGATCGTGGCGCGGGAGATGGGGGTGGGGTTCCGTGCCACATCGGGGCCTGTGCTGCAGCGCGCCGGCGACCTGGCGGCGATCCTGACCAATCTGCAGCCGCGCGACGTGCTGTTTGTGGATGAAATCCACCGGCTGCAGCCTGCCATCGAGGAAACGCTGTATCCCGCGATGGAGGATTTCCAGCTTGATCTGATCATTGGCGAGGGGCCGGCGGCGCGCACGGTACGCATTGACCTGCCGCCCTTCACGCTGGTGGGGGCCACCACGCGCTCCGGCCTGCTCTCCACGCCGCTGCGGGACCGGTTCGGCATTCCGCTGCGGCTGAATCTCTACACCCCGGAGGAGCTGTTTCGCATCGTCCGGCGCGGGGCGGAAAAGCTGGCCTTCGCGCTCTCCGAGGAGGGGGCGGCCGAGATCGCCAATCGCTCGCGCGGCACGCCGCGCATCGCCGGGCGGCTGCTGCGGCGCGTGCGGGATTTCGCCGTGGTGGAGGGGCGTGTCGCGGATCGCGCCATGGCCAATCTGGCGCTGGAGCGGCTGGAGGTGGACGCCAAGGGCCTGGATGCGATGGACCGCCGCTACCTGCGCCGCATCGCCGAGCATCACAATGGCGGCCCGGTCGGCGTGGAAACCCTGGCCGCCGCCCTTTCCGAAAGCCGGGACACGCTGGAGGATGTGGTGGAGCCCTTCCTGATCCAGGAGGGGCTGGTCCTGCGCACGCCGCGCGGCCGCATGCTGGGCGAACCCGGCTGGCGGCATCTGGGCATGGCGCCGCCCGCGGGCAGCACCATCCAGCCCGACCTGCTGGACCCATCCGCACCAACGGCCGGCGGCGCCTATGCGCCGGAGGGCTGA
- the ruvA gene encoding Holliday junction branch migration protein RuvA — translation MIGMLTGRVESVADGACVLDVNGVGYLVSCSRKTLDRMTAKDGVQKLLVETRVSQDAITLYGFLDAAEREAFRALIEVKTVGPQKALLVLSGLSPEQLARAIAAKERKKLSEVKGLGAATANRVIDEPAMQKWAVGRATPEEDGGGVMLAPVAPDSPEADAVSALLNLGLKRPEAERAVARAKAQLPEGFDLNSLITLALRESAR, via the coding sequence ATGATCGGCATGCTGACGGGCCGGGTGGAGAGCGTGGCCGATGGCGCCTGCGTGCTGGATGTTAACGGTGTCGGATACCTCGTATCCTGCTCGCGCAAGACGCTGGACCGGATGACGGCGAAGGACGGCGTCCAGAAGCTGCTGGTGGAAACCCGGGTCAGCCAGGATGCGATCACGCTCTACGGCTTTCTTGACGCGGCCGAGCGCGAGGCATTTCGCGCCCTGATCGAGGTGAAGACCGTGGGGCCGCAAAAGGCGCTGCTGGTGTTGTCCGGCCTCTCGCCCGAGCAATTGGCGCGGGCCATCGCGGCGAAGGAGCGCAAGAAGCTCTCCGAAGTGAAGGGGCTGGGCGCGGCCACGGCCAATCGCGTGATTGACGAGCCGGCGATGCAGAAATGGGCCGTGGGCCGTGCCACGCCGGAGGAGGATGGCGGCGGCGTGATGCTGGCCCCCGTGGCGCCCGACAGCCCGGAGGCGGATGCCGTGAGCGCCTTGCTGAACCTGGGCCTGAAGCGCCCCGAGGCCGAGCGCGCCGTGGCCCGCGCCAAGGCGCAGCTGCCCGAGGGCTTCGACCTGAACAGCCTGATCACCCTGGCTTTGCGCGAGTCTGCCCGATGA
- the ruvC gene encoding crossover junction endodeoxyribonuclease RuvC, which yields MQRAIRILGIDPGLTHTGWGLIESAGSHLRYIAAGAISTLAGEELAARLVQIHNGLSHLIGEWQPDEAAVEHTYVNKNPAAALKLGQARGVALLAPALAGLPVAEYQAMEVKRAVVGTGHADKIQVQDMVKRLLPGAVLKRADAADALAIAICHAHHRGTRNLLARLAQA from the coding sequence TTGCAGCGCGCCATTCGCATCCTCGGGATTGATCCCGGCCTGACCCATACGGGCTGGGGGCTGATCGAGAGTGCGGGTTCGCATCTGCGCTATATCGCCGCGGGCGCCATCAGCACCCTGGCGGGCGAGGAACTGGCGGCGCGGCTGGTGCAGATCCATAACGGCCTCTCGCACCTCATAGGCGAATGGCAGCCCGATGAAGCGGCGGTGGAGCACACCTACGTGAACAAGAATCCAGCCGCCGCGCTGAAGCTGGGCCAGGCGCGCGGCGTGGCGCTGCTGGCGCCGGCGCTGGCCGGGCTTCCCGTCGCTGAATACCAGGCGATGGAGGTGAAGCGCGCCGTGGTGGGCACCGGCCATGCCGACAAGATCCAGGTGCAGGACATGGTCAAGCGCCTGCTGCCCGGCGCGGTGCTCAAGCGCGCCGATGCGGCGGATGCCCTGGCGATCGCGATCTGCCACGCGCATCACCGCGGCACGCGCAACCTCCTGGCACGGTTGGCCCAGGCATGA
- a CDS encoding YebC/PmpR family DNA-binding transcriptional regulator produces MAGHSQFKNIMHRKGGQDAKRARAFAKIGREITVAAKQGLPDPNHNPRLRAALVAARLANMTKDVVDRAIKKATGAGSGEDYAEIRYEGRGPAGVAVIVEALTDNRNRTASDLRSLFSKAGGAMGETVAFQFDRVGALRFAASVADADTMLEAAIEAGAQDVSSTAEGHEVLTLPEDLNAVRDALEARFGDAQAARLEWKPNLTVDLDEEAAAGVLKFVDALDDHDDVQHVYANFEVSDAVLAKLSG; encoded by the coding sequence ATGGCTGGTCATTCACAGTTCAAGAACATCATGCACCGCAAGGGCGGGCAGGACGCCAAACGCGCCCGGGCCTTCGCCAAGATCGGCCGCGAAATCACGGTGGCGGCCAAGCAGGGCCTGCCGGACCCGAACCACAACCCGCGGCTGCGGGCCGCGCTGGTCGCCGCGCGATTGGCGAACATGACCAAGGATGTGGTGGACCGCGCCATCAAGAAGGCCACGGGCGCCGGCTCGGGCGAGGATTATGCCGAAATCCGCTATGAGGGGCGCGGCCCCGCCGGTGTGGCCGTGATTGTCGAGGCGCTGACCGACAACCGCAACCGCACGGCGAGTGACCTGCGCTCCCTGTTCAGCAAGGCCGGCGGCGCGATGGGCGAGACGGTGGCCTTCCAGTTCGACCGCGTGGGCGCGCTGCGCTTCGCCGCCAGCGTGGCAGACGCCGATACCATGCTGGAAGCCGCGATCGAGGCCGGGGCGCAGGATGTGAGCAGCACCGCCGAAGGCCATGAGGTGCTGACCCTGCCGGAAGACCTCAATGCCGTGCGGGACGCGCTGGAGGCCCGCTTCGGCGATGCGCAGGCGGCACGGCTGGAATGGAAGCCCAACCTGACCGTGGACCTTGATGAGGAAGCCGCCGCGGGGGTGTTGAAATTCGTGGACGCGCTGGATGATCACGACGACGTTCAGCACGTCTATGCCAATTTCGAGGTGAGCGACGCCGTCCTGGCGAAGCTTTCAGGCTAG